In Mycoplasma mobile 163K, the genomic stretch TGCAACAAAAGAATTTCTTAAATTCACTAATTTATTTGATTCAATTTTTAAAAATCCTGAAACATCATTAAATCTAATAATGATGTTGTCAATTTTCAATCTTATTGATATAAAAGCATTGGAAGAATTATTTATTGGACTTATACTTATAGATTCAATATCATTAATTGATGCTCCTATTGCAAGATTTAACATAATTCCAAGCTCATCTAATTGTGTTTGAGTTATATTTTGATTTCCATTTAAAATTCAAATTGTTTTACTGGATGTTAAAATTTTAGTATTATTACCTAAAATACTTGAAGCATTCCAGCTGCCCAAAATAGAGTTTTTCCTAAAACCCAAAACATTATTAAATGTTTTGGTGTAGTTTAAATCTTTTAATGAAATATTAATTGTAGGATTTCCAAAAATAGTATTCATTATTTCTATTTTACTAAAATGAGATAAATTTAAAAAATCATTAAATTTCAAATTAAGACCAATACTATTTAATTGTTCGATTGTAATATTAGTATTTCCAATTGTTGTATTTGGAACAATGATAATATTTTTAGCTATTTTTAAATTATTTCCGGAAATTTCAATATCATCTAAAGCTTTGATTAAATCATGAGTTTTAAATCCAGAAACAGAAAGATTTTTTTCAATGCCATTTTTAAAAATTATTAAAACACTGGCAATGCCTAAATCAAAATTATTTGGATTAATTTTGATTTCACTAATATCTTTTAATAATATTGGATTTGAAATTCTTAAATTTTGAAATGATAAATCATCAAATGTTATTAATTTTTCTTTAGTACTTTGAATAATTATTTCTTGTTTAACTAATGGAATATTTGAATTTATTGTTGTAAGTCTTAAAGATTGTAAATTTATTGCAAATTCATCTCTTTTAAAACCAATTACATTTAATTTTTTTGATAAACCATTTTTAAAATAAATAAGTACACTTGCGCTTCCAAAAATGGATGAAGAATCAATTTTGATGACTTCAATGTCTTTAAGACTTAAAATAGAATCGTTCATAAAATTTATTTCTAGTCCAGCATTTGCTAATTGAATTTCTGTAATAGAATTTTGATTTTCTAAAATAAAAATGTAAGTATCTTTTGGAAAAACTGTACTTAAAGCTCTAATTTCCATTTTATTAATTTCATTTAAAGTAGTTGCAAAACCTGAAAGAAAAATTGTTCTTGATAAACCATTTTTTAATTTAATTTCTAAACTAGCAAATTGCTCTTGAAAAAGATCTTGTTTTAATTCAATCGAAAGAATTGAAGATCAGTTTAAAATATTATCTAAATTATCTAAGGTTGAAATTTCTAAACCTATTTGATTATTTAATCAATTTTTATTTTCTTCAAAATTATCAGAAGCAATTAAATAAGTATTTTTTGAAATTGTTTGAGGCAAGACATTAATATTTAACCTATTTAATGAATTTTCTAAATTAGTTTTAAATAATAAATCATTAAAAGTTTTATTCACATCAGAATTTTTTAATTGAATTTGAACATTAATGAAAATTCTATTCACATCTAATTTATTAATTGTTTGAGAATGAAAAAATCTAATAAATAAAACATCTTCAAGACTCACAATTTCATTAAAATCTATTTCAATTCCTGCATTTGATAGTTGTTCTTTTGTAATGTGAAAAGTGTTATTTTTAGGAATAATTAATTCTAATTTATCTAAAGTTGATTCATTAATAGATCTTATTTTCAACCTATCTATCCCAACAAATAATGGATTGATAAAAAATCCATTAACATTGTTAAAAGTTTTTGTTAAATTTAGAATTTTTGATCTTATTTCAATTTTTCCAACAAAACCTAATCTTTTATTTGAATTTTCAAATTTAATGCTTGAAATTCCAATTTTTTTTAATATTGATTCATCATCAATAGTGTTTAAAGAAATGCCGATTTCTTGCAATTGTTTTGAATTAATAAAATCTGATCCGTTTTCAGGAATTATCAAAATATCTATTGCTTCTTTTGATTTATCAATTTTTAAAATAAGATTTTCAAAAATATCTTTTAATGTTTGACTCGCAAATCCTGAAATGATAAATGTTTTACTTTTATCATTAAAAATAAGAATTTCAACACTAATTGAGCCATTTTCATTGTTTGAAATTTCAATTTTTTCAAGATCTTCAAAAGAAAGTTTTTCTATAAAATTGAAATTAATATTAAGGTGTTTTATTTTTTCGATTGAAGGTTTAAAAATAGTTTGCTTTAAAGGTGCAAAACTATTTGGTAAAATTTCAAAAGTTGTGTACTGAAGTAAATCAAATTTTGTTCCTTTTTTAAATTCGAAATACCTTCTAGTAAAAGAACCTAAATTATTTTTTAAAGTAATTTCTATTTCTGCACTACCTTCTGTTATATTGGTATTTTTAATTTCAATAAAATCAATTAAACTAAATAAATTTTCATCAATATTTTCAAGTCTAATACCATAATTAATTTTCAAGTGTTCTTGATTGACAAGTTCATTTTCAATTAATATGTCATTTTTTTTAAGAACAAAAATTGATTCATTTTTTAAAACAAGTTTTTCAAGTCTTGTTAATTCATCAGATTTTTGAAAACCACTAAGATTTATTTTATGAATAAAAGTATGATTTGAAAGAAGTGTATTTTTAAATGTCAAAATAACTGTTGTGCTTCCTTGATTTTCATTTGAATTTTTAAATTCTAAGTTTGTAATACTTTTAATTGAAATGGGGTGTTGCAAAGAAAGACTTATCCCTTTTTGTTTTAAAAATTGCTCATCAAAATGGCCATTATTGAATTCTGAAAAATCTTTTACAATTAAATTTTCATTTGGAGTAATAATTATTTCTGAAATCAATTGATTCAATTCATTAATACTTATATTGTTTCTAAAATTTGATATACATATTTCAAAATTTTCAAATTGATTTAAATAACTTAAATTTACATTTATTTTTAAAGTTCCTTCTTTATCATTAGGTATAAAATTTGTAAAAATATATGAAACATCTTGTTCATTTAAGTTCAAAAAATTTTTAATTAAAGTAGTAATATCTGAATTTTTTTCAATGATAGAAGGTAATGTTTCACTTAATAATCCACTAACTTGCAATTCAAGTTTTTCACTTTTATTTAATAAAGTTTGTTTTGTGTTTTCAAAATATTTTTTTGTAGTTAAAAAGTTTTTCAATGATAATTCCATTGGATTATTTGAAATTGAAAATTTTTCATTCTTATATAAAATCCAAGCTCTTATTTTTAAAGTTCCTTCTATAAAATCTGAACTATTTTCAATATATTCAAAAGAATAAGTAAAA encodes the following:
- a CDS encoding lipoprotein 17-related variable surface protein, with the translated sequence MNPKTKKKVLIGSLVTSIVIIPVAITSTTLSILEKDKNESEAFLRKNLELVNRIDFNNLGFDKNLLPENIFPTNLASHFLNHLPEKNLIEYDFIILNNLNINSIEFQIKGFYKNIEFKTQEFNLELNSISTIIENYLNKLKNFNLNENSLEIEKRKKINPLKINSSNINKFIDEEKILSLPKMQKDFTYSFEYIENSSDFIEGTLKIRAWILYKNEKFSISNNPMELSLKNFLTTKKYFENTKQTLLNKSEKLELQVSGLLSETLPSIIEKNSDITTLIKNFLNLNEQDVSYIFTNFIPNDKEGTLKINVNLSYLNQFENFEICISNFRNNISINELNQLISEIIITPNENLIVKDFSEFNNGHFDEQFLKQKGISLSLQHPISIKSITNLEFKNSNENQGSTTVILTFKNTLLSNHTFIHKINLSGFQKSDELTRLEKLVLKNESIFVLKKNDILIENELVNQEHLKINYGIRLENIDENLFSLIDFIEIKNTNITEGSAEIEITLKNNLGSFTRRYFEFKKGTKFDLLQYTTFEILPNSFAPLKQTIFKPSIEKIKHLNINFNFIEKLSFEDLEKIEISNNENGSISVEILIFNDKSKTFIISGFASQTLKDIFENLILKIDKSKEAIDILIIPENGSDFINSKQLQEIGISLNTIDDESILKKIGISSIKFENSNKRLGFVGKIEIRSKILNLTKTFNNVNGFFINPLFVGIDRLKIRSINESTLDKLELIIPKNNTFHITKEQLSNAGIEIDFNEIVSLEDVLFIRFFHSQTINKLDVNRIFINVQIQLKNSDVNKTFNDLLFKTNLENSLNRLNINVLPQTISKNTYLIASDNFEENKNWLNNQIGLEISTLDNLDNILNWSSILSIELKQDLFQEQFASLEIKLKNGLSRTIFLSGFATTLNEINKMEIRALSTVFPKDTYIFILENQNSITEIQLANAGLEINFMNDSILSLKDIEVIKIDSSSIFGSASVLIYFKNGLSKKLNVIGFKRDEFAINLQSLRLTTINSNIPLVKQEIIIQSTKEKLITFDDLSFQNLRISNPILLKDISEIKINPNNFDLGIASVLIIFKNGIEKNLSVSGFKTHDLIKALDDIEISGNNLKIAKNIIIVPNTTIGNTNITIEQLNSIGLNLKFNDFLNLSHFSKIEIMNTIFGNPTINISLKDLNYTKTFNNVLGFRKNSILGSWNASSILGNNTKILTSSKTIWILNGNQNITQTQLDELGIMLNLAIGASINDIESISISPINNSSNAFISIRLKIDNIIIRFNDVSGFLKIESNKLVNLRNSFVATINKSFYPNEIITILKNDQGFISQDDLDKNNLRIAFANNISLNDIDQIQIIPNFSDHSVSIKISLKNDLGFHTFTNITDYLENEKIASFNKSFVALINSDSFGKNFNLSIDNGFVFSEISLRENNLKLFLFDENFTYEHIKTINVTKISNSIHIVITLDNGFVKIF